AAactattgataataatttctactCTCGATAATTGGAACCGATTTACTGTTGCATTAAATCTTTcctcaatttaattttttaattaaacttttcttaatattttaatcaataacatcgttaattattatcattattttatggaaattaactcgaattattacaaatatcaaGGATCAAGAATTTTTTATGTCCATTTGATATgtacaatattatttgaattagaaaaattcttacAAACTCTAATTTGACAACTAtcaaaatcatatattttcatattcacTTACGATCACCGCAACATTGCACGATGTCATTAcctaatatcgatatatacttAACGTAGTTATACTACGTTATCGACAGTCGATACAATTATATGTTATCGACGATCACAactataattttgttatcgaCATGAATTTGAATACAATAACTTTTTACATATGTTAGTGAATAACATAATGGTGAATAAGTGACAGGttcaaaaagagaatgaattatttcaagtTAATGATAAGTGTGTAATAAATATTGCTTTCGGAATACATTGcaccttatttctttttatatcaactctgattaattttttctggTATTTTGACCTTTGCTTTTTATGTCGGGCTGAGCTCATAGATAAACCtcgtcttttttgtttgtcagACAATCGTTAATAATACGAATGATGAGAATTAATTGGTAGTTCGAGTTATTAAGTCTTCTTGGAGACGTGTCGAACATGAATTATTTGACTGGTGAAAccgatcgtttaattaataatgatgtcTTTTTATCAACTGCTCCTAGTCCTTCAGAGATACGTACTCGTGAAACTAGAACTGGTTAGTTATGgttgttttttttatcattaataaagaTTTTCCTCCAGaaggatatatttatatctatattttctattacagGGTCTAGCGTTTTAGGTACAATATTTTTGATCGTAAATGCCACTCTAGGAGCAGGACTTTTAAATTTTCCACAAGCCTTCGATAAGGCAGGTGGTATCGTCGCTTCTATAACCATTCAATTGggatttctaatatttattacggCTGCTCTTATCGTCTTAGCAAATTGTAGCGATATTACAAACTCTACAACTATACAGAATACATTGGCAATTTTGTGCGGACCGagtgctctttttctctgtgcaCTATGCGTAGCTGTATATAGTTTTGGATGTTGTctgacatttttaattattatcggcGACCAATTAGATAGAGTTTTAGCTACTTATTATGGAACAGATTACTGTCACACTTGGTAAGTATATAACGTAATTgtctattaaattaaattttacacgaggaatagaatttatattacaatcgATGTTTCAGGTACATGTCTAGACAGTTTGTCACTGCTGCAATTAGTTTTGCCTTCATATTTCCATTATGCTTTTTTAAGCGATTGGATGCATTAAGTTATGCTAGTTCTATCGGTTGTATAACCATTCTATACGTAGTCTGCTTAATAAGttacaaaaattttacaaagacTACTGCTACAATTGTGAAAATATGGCCTGACAATATATACGAAACATTACATATAATTCCCATCATATGTTTTGCATATCAGGTTTGTTACATCATTGTTCTTACCTCACGAGGATGTATCgactttcattattattcattaatatcgaaatataaaaaaaataagaataatacgttttattttttcctttcttccaaTAGAGCCACATGACTGCAATACCGATGTATGCCTGTATGAAAGAACGACAACTTGGAAAATTTACGATATCTGCTGTAATTAGCATGATTATTTGTCTTACCGTTTATACAATAGTTGGCATTCTTGGATATGCAACATTTGGAACAGGGAAAGTACCTAGTGACATACTTCAAGGATACTCGGATAAAAGTACAATAGTTACTCTAGCCATCGTTTCAATCGCCATAAAAAACTTTACAACATATCCAATCGTTTTATATTGTGGTCGAGATGCAATTCTCTCTCTGCTTAGCACATTCGTCGATGAGAACGTTAAAATGAGAAGCTTCATTACATCCGTTTGGTTTATAGCGTCATTAATTATAGCCATATTGGTACCAGATATATCTCcggttattaatttattaggtGCATTATCGgctacatttatttttatattgccAGGAATATGCCTT
This genomic window from Vespula vulgaris chromosome 17, iyVesVulg1.1, whole genome shotgun sequence contains:
- the LOC127070047 gene encoding putative sodium-coupled neutral amino acid transporter 7, whose protein sequence is MNYLTGETDRLINNDVFLSTAPSPSEIRTRETRTGSSVLGTIFLIVNATLGAGLLNFPQAFDKAGGIVASITIQLGFLIFITAALIVLANCSDITNSTTIQNTLAILCGPSALFLCALCVAVYSFGCCLTFLIIIGDQLDRVLATYYGTDYCHTWYMSRQFVTAAISFAFIFPLCFFKRLDALSYASSIGCITILYVVCLISYKNFTKTTATIVKIWPDNIYETLHIIPIICFAYQSHMTAIPMYACMKERQLGKFTISAVISMIICLTVYTIVGILGYATFGTGKVPSDILQGYSDKSTIVTLAIVSIAIKNFTTYPIVLYCGRDAILSLLSTFVDENVKMRSFITSVWFIASLIIAILVPDISPVINLLGALSATFIFILPGICLLQSTLIKDPELYLNKDRLLILLAITITAIGAFVCGIVSIEALKDLKKPLAEQPLVTGFRIRFGESLCS